The following are encoded in a window of Manduca sexta isolate Smith_Timp_Sample1 chromosome 16, JHU_Msex_v1.0, whole genome shotgun sequence genomic DNA:
- the LOC115447577 gene encoding uncharacterized protein LOC115447577 isoform X3: MSKEYKRLSTTDFTGRRRSSFKPKNLVRIYQPTYQLNPRKHFNVEVVEKLLRRIVDCELAEVEYSEKVVPELCLSLAETIRNAVKEENYDSRGISCVLSLLLVLQEEVLTCQQ, translated from the exons atgtcAAAGGAATATAAACGGTTATCTACCACCGATTTTACTGGTAGGCGCAGAAGCAGCTTTAAACCAAAAAATTTG GTGCGAATCTACCAACCCACATACCAACTCAACCCAAGGAAACATTTCAATGTTGAAGTAGTAGAGAAACTATTACGTAGAATAGTTGACTGTGAACTCGCAGAGGTTGAATATAGTGAAAAAGTAGTTCCTGAACTTTGTCTAAGCCTGGCAGAAACTATACGGAACGCAGTGAAAGAAGAAAACTATGACAG CAGGGGCATCAGCTGCGTCTTGTCTTTATTGCTGGTGCTTCAGGAGGAGGTGTTAACTTGCCAACAATG a
- the LOC115447577 gene encoding tctex1 domain-containing protein 1 isoform X1 yields the protein MSKEYKRLSTTDFTGRRRSSFKPKNLVRIYQPTYQLNPRKHFNVEVVEKLLRRIVDCELAEVEYSEKVVPELCLSLAETIRNAVKEENYDRYRILVCVSIGQRRQQNVNVFHSFLWDHERDGFAAHTFHNCHIFANVVVYGVYLD from the exons atgtcAAAGGAATATAAACGGTTATCTACCACCGATTTTACTGGTAGGCGCAGAAGCAGCTTTAAACCAAAAAATTTG GTGCGAATCTACCAACCCACATACCAACTCAACCCAAGGAAACATTTCAATGTTGAAGTAGTAGAGAAACTATTACGTAGAATAGTTGACTGTGAACTCGCAGAGGTTGAATATAGTGAAAAAGTAGTTCCTGAACTTTGTCTAAGCCTGGCAGAAACTATACGGAACGCAGTGAAAGAAGAAAACTATGACAG aTATAGAATCCTAGTGTGCGTGAGTATTGGCCAGCGTCGGCAGCAGAATGTGAACGTATTCCATTCATTCCTATGGGACCATGAACGCGACGGATTCGCCGCGCACACGTTCCACAACTGCCACATTTTTGCCAACGTGGTTGTCTACGGAGTTTATTTGGATTGA
- the LOC115447577 gene encoding tctex1 domain-containing protein 1 isoform X2: MSDIKPISKQVRIYQPTYQLNPRKHFNVEVVEKLLRRIVDCELAEVEYSEKVVPELCLSLAETIRNAVKEENYDRYRILVCVSIGQRRQQNVNVFHSFLWDHERDGFAAHTFHNCHIFANVVVYGVYLD; the protein is encoded by the exons ATGTCGGATATTAAACCTATTTCAAAACAGGTGCGAATCTACCAACCCACATACCAACTCAACCCAAGGAAACATTTCAATGTTGAAGTAGTAGAGAAACTATTACGTAGAATAGTTGACTGTGAACTCGCAGAGGTTGAATATAGTGAAAAAGTAGTTCCTGAACTTTGTCTAAGCCTGGCAGAAACTATACGGAACGCAGTGAAAGAAGAAAACTATGACAG aTATAGAATCCTAGTGTGCGTGAGTATTGGCCAGCGTCGGCAGCAGAATGTGAACGTATTCCATTCATTCCTATGGGACCATGAACGCGACGGATTCGCCGCGCACACGTTCCACAACTGCCACATTTTTGCCAACGTGGTTGTCTACGGAGTTTATTTGGATTGA
- the LOC115447588 gene encoding fanconi-associated nuclease 1-like encodes MSYTPNDRYNGIKRSCNSDDESDASSDCIQLTPLEAISPSTSRSPGSKSKYYSPTKKRYVNKRQPFKKRLDMDSLCPMEDSVLKEACAGIDDKSIFLLKVINNYLRNESLKNLLDEKSQEIINKCFNAVKPGIVIVCRMYWRKTLWYRYDDVVKISKEHYKKCDTPTVQEMIQYLVQNGILICGGADWSIDNYGEVIKMDELKKICKDLKIKYINKEKALQSLKNHRPITCFFKKETNSNNKNQAVCNKLRQLCGDFYSLSSSARTALHKLYVLMYLGMDYSWIRENKLELVLINDKAKIEIYPIDKNMKLDDACDVFRTQHEFEKYYNALVLYDNFLALNNDEEKYNIVLQVYDMYKNISENDMACYISYPEWLRKYTPPHIYIKILDSGIQTLKRLKHNESALEVLKTLIAQVAFRQHKKAEWYAEQALIYKNLGQHNMAAEILLVGFLSDLPKDTKDVMRNRAKNIANMKKIEIDKELRAKLLAAASDGHILENSFTAVHIDVQPMENTGKGKIKFYVRSENSTSVMDAEDYCLRHYIQSGRFTDGGHWEGRLVTTIFYLLFWDIIYTKPRGVTGIFLSHFQKHPLDIYTDSFYTNRKTLIMDRLKTIENYTEEELLKALEEKWNERPQEEVSEVARAPSGMSLAAVRGAGAALGAARAAALCARLAARPGAHARGFPDLTLWHQHNKQIIFVEVKTDSDTPSVKQLQWMDYLNKHDMHAEFCYVGAKTTRQKARAGNE; translated from the exons ATGTCATACACGCCAAATGACCGGTACAATGGCATCAAGAGAAGTTGTAATTCCGATGATGAAAGTGATGCATCATCAGACTGTATACAATTGACTCCCTTGGAGGCAATATCACCGTCGACTTCTCGTAGTCCTGGTTCAAAGAGCAAGTACTACTCGCCAACAAAAAAGCGCTATGTAAACAAAAGACAACCATTCAAGAAGAGATTGGATATGGACTCACTGTGCCCCATGGAGGATAGTGTTTTAAAGGAGGCTTGTGCTGGCATAGATGATAAGa gtatatttcttttaaaagtaattaataactatttaaGAAATGAATCACTAAAGAATTTGTTAGATGAGAAAAGTCAAGAGATAATTAACAAGTGCTTTAATGCTGTGAAACCTGGCATTGTGATAGTCTGCAGAATGTATTGGAGAAAAACATTATGGTATAGGTATGATGATGTTGTAAAAATTTCCAAAGAGCATTACAAAAAATGTGACACACCTACAGTACAAGAAATGATACAATATTTGGTACAAAATGGGATACTCATTTGTG GAGGTGCTGATTGGAGTATTGATAATTATGGAGAAGTTATAAAAATGgatgaattgaaaaaaatatgtaaagatttaaaaattaagtatatcaaTAAAGAAAAAGCATTACAGTCCTTAAAAAATCATAGACCCATAACATGTTTCTTCAAAAAGGAGACGAACAGCAATAATAAAAACCAGGCGGTATGCAACAA GTTGAGACAACTATGTGGTGATTTCTACAGTTTGTCAAGTTCGGCTCGAACGGCGCTACATAAGCTATACGTACTTATGTATTTGGGCATGGATTATTCATGGATACGCGAAAATAAGCTGGAGCTTGTGCTCATAAACGACAAAgctaaaatagaaatttatcctatagataaaaatatgaaattggaTGACGCTTGCGACGTATTTAGAACACAACATGAATTCGAAAA atattataatgcattgGTTTTATACGACAATTTTCTTGCACTCAACAATGATGAAGAAAAATACAACATTGTTTTACAAGTTTATGACATGTATAAGAATATTAGTGAGAATGACATGgcatg TTACATATCATATCCCGAATGGTTGCGTAAATATACGCCGCCGCATATTTACATCAAAATATTGGATTCTGGTATCCAAACGCTGAAGCGTTTGAAACACAACGAATCAGCGCTGGAAGTGCTGAAGACGCTTATAGCACAGGTCGCGTTCCGACAGCATAAGAAGGCGGAGTGGTACGCAGAACAAGCGCTAATCTACAAAAATCTTGGGCAGCATAACATG GCAGCAGAAATTTTATTGGTTGGGTTTCTGTCGGATCTGCCAAAAGACACCAAAGATGTAATGCGAAACCGCGCTAAGAATATAgccaatatgaaaaaaattgaaattgacAAAGAATTACGAGCAAAACTATTAGCCGCGGCCAGCGACGGCCACATATTAGAGAACAGCTTTACCGCTGTACACATAGACGTACAACCTATgga AAATACTGGAAAGggtaaaatcaaattttacgTTCGCTCGGAGAATTCAACTTCAGTCATGGACGCTGAAGATTACTGTCTCCGGCACTACATTCAGAGCGGGCGTTTTACTGACG GTGGTCACTGGGAAGGGAGGTTGGTGACAACAATATTCTACCTTCTTTTTTGGGACATCATATACACGAAACCACGTGGTGTCACCGGCATATTCCTGTCCCACTTCCAAAAACATCCTTTAGACATCTACACTGATAGTTTTTACACAAATAGAAAAACTTTAATCATGGATCGATTGAAAACCATTGAAAATTACACAGAAGAAGAACTTCTTAAGGCATTAGAAGAGAAATGGAACGAAAGGCCGCAGG AAGAGGTGTCGGAGGTGGCGCGCGCGCCGAGCGGCATGTCGCTGGCGGCggtgcgcggcgcgggcgcggcgctgggcgcggcgcgcgcggcggcgctgtGTGCGCGGCTGGCGGCGCGGCCCGGCGCGCACGCGCGGGGCTTCCCCGACCTCACGCTCTGGCACCAACACAACAAACAG ATAATTTTCGTCGAGGTGAAGACTGATTCGGACACGCCGTCAGTGAAACAACTGCAGTGGATGGATTACTTAAACAAACACGACATGCACGCAGAGTTCTGTTATGTGGGAGCCAAAACGACCCGGCAAAAAGCGAGAGCCGGCAATGAGTAA